In Paenibacillus sonchi, a single genomic region encodes these proteins:
- a CDS encoding DUF2087 domain-containing protein, translating into MTLAEGNESISISEKFWNASINELKQGYRFEVREHSGFYTCLVCGEEFEKGLIYKEDSRYYEAGKYAALHVEQVHGGMFKWLLGLDKKLTGLTELQKGLLNAFRHSLSDGEAAKELGIGSTSTVRNHRFTLREKVKQAKLFLAVMELAEEKPGASSPFVSIPRSAAMVDERFAITEEENAGILSAYFKQGPEGPLSEFPKKQKRKAAILRQLIKRFETGRQYTEKEVNAILKEASSDYVTLRRYLIDYGLLDREPDGSTYWVKL; encoded by the coding sequence ATGACGTTGGCAGAAGGCAATGAATCGATTAGCATTTCCGAAAAGTTCTGGAATGCCTCCATTAATGAGCTGAAGCAGGGATACCGGTTTGAAGTGCGGGAGCATTCGGGTTTTTATACATGTCTTGTCTGCGGAGAGGAATTTGAGAAGGGGCTGATCTATAAGGAAGACAGCCGTTATTATGAAGCCGGAAAGTATGCAGCTCTTCATGTAGAACAGGTGCATGGCGGCATGTTTAAGTGGCTGCTGGGGCTGGATAAGAAGCTTACCGGACTGACGGAGCTGCAGAAGGGGCTGCTGAATGCTTTCCGGCACAGCCTGAGCGATGGAGAAGCTGCCAAGGAGCTCGGTATCGGCAGCACTTCCACGGTGCGCAATCACCGGTTTACGCTGCGGGAAAAGGTGAAGCAGGCGAAACTGTTCCTCGCGGTGATGGAGCTTGCCGAAGAAAAGCCGGGGGCGTCCTCGCCTTTTGTCAGCATTCCCCGTTCTGCGGCTATGGTTGACGAGCGGTTTGCGATTACCGAGGAAGAGAATGCCGGGATCCTGAGTGCTTATTTCAAGCAGGGGCCGGAAGGTCCGCTCTCGGAGTTCCCAAAGAAACAGAAGCGTAAAGCGGCTATTCTCCGCCAGCTGATCAAGCGTTTTGAAACCGGACGCCAGTACACGGAGAAGGAAGTTAACGCCATCTTGAAGGAAGCTTCATCTGATTATGTAACGCTCCGGCGGTATCTGATCGATTACGGGCTGCTGGACCGTGAGCCTGACGGAAGCACCTACTGGGTCAAATTATAA
- a CDS encoding GIY-YIG nuclease family protein has protein sequence MEKSKRKELAYNYAHSHRPMGVYRIVNTRNDKVFVGSSINLDGVWNKHKFMLDIGNHENKALQADWKEFGEQAFVFEILERIKPEEDFVAEVSELAKYRKLLPDLENKWLEQLSPYGERGYLKKK, from the coding sequence ATGGAGAAGTCTAAACGTAAAGAGCTGGCCTATAACTATGCGCATTCCCATCGCCCGATGGGGGTCTACCGGATTGTCAATACCAGAAATGATAAGGTTTTTGTGGGCAGCAGCATTAATCTGGACGGCGTCTGGAACAAGCATAAATTCATGCTGGACATCGGAAACCATGAGAACAAAGCGCTTCAGGCTGACTGGAAGGAATTTGGAGAACAGGCGTTTGTTTTTGAAATTCTGGAGCGGATTAAGCCCGAAGAGGATTTTGTGGCCGAAGTATCCGAGCTGGCCAAATACCGCAAGCTTCTGCCTGATCTGGAGAATAAATGGCTGGAGCAGCTGTCGCCTTACGGAGAACGCGGATATCTGAAGAAGAAGTGA
- a CDS encoding DnaJ family domain-containing protein has translation MSILSWLAEQRIQEAMRSGEFDKLPGHGKPLELEDLSGVPDELRMSFKIMKNAGLLPEEITLRKECVTLEKMLAACHSSGTAADGGRRELESRLTLKRLRLQELMRQRGFENSSAFSGYEDKIQAQLTREE, from the coding sequence ATGTCGATTTTATCCTGGCTTGCGGAACAGAGGATTCAGGAGGCTATGCGCAGCGGCGAATTTGATAAGCTGCCGGGACATGGCAAACCGCTGGAGCTGGAGGATCTGTCCGGAGTGCCGGATGAGCTGAGGATGTCCTTCAAAATAATGAAGAACGCCGGCCTGCTGCCTGAAGAAATTACGCTGCGCAAGGAATGCGTAACGCTGGAAAAAATGCTCGCGGCTTGTCACAGCAGCGGCACTGCCGCAGACGGCGGCAGGAGAGAGCTGGAATCCAGGCTCACTCTGAAAAGGCTCCGCCTTCAGGAGCTGATGCGCCAGCGCGGATTCGAGAACAGCAGCGCATTCTCCGGCTATGAAGACAAGATTCAGGCGCAGCTCACCCGTGAAGAATAA
- a CDS encoding general stress protein, with protein MTDKIVGVFDTEQEATRAIEGLQRQGVSNDEISVITRDRDELKNISDDTGTMAPEGVATGAATGGVVGGIAGLLAGIGALAIPGIGPILAAGPIVATLSGAAIGAGAGGLVGGLIGLGIPEDEAKEYEGYVDSGKILVLVDDNGRGRDIHNVFQGNRSLNASRYDSLYSDNTSNDPIADRGATNPGVVRDDTTVGNALGNRGSMNAGTDPDRYNGNRM; from the coding sequence GTGACTGATAAAATCGTAGGCGTTTTCGACACAGAACAAGAAGCGACCAGAGCAATTGAGGGACTGCAGCGGCAAGGTGTAAGCAATGATGAAATCTCAGTAATTACTCGTGACCGGGACGAACTGAAAAATATATCGGATGATACAGGAACCATGGCTCCGGAAGGAGTAGCAACCGGTGCAGCAACCGGAGGTGTCGTCGGCGGGATCGCCGGGCTGCTTGCCGGGATCGGTGCATTGGCGATTCCGGGAATAGGCCCTATTCTGGCGGCCGGTCCTATTGTCGCTACCCTGAGCGGGGCAGCAATCGGAGCCGGTGCAGGGGGACTCGTTGGCGGACTGATTGGTCTGGGTATCCCTGAGGATGAAGCGAAAGAATATGAAGGCTATGTGGACAGCGGCAAAATCCTCGTCCTGGTGGACGACAACGGACGTGGGCGTGATATCCACAATGTATTCCAGGGCAACCGCTCTCTGAATGCCAGCAGATACGACAGCTTGTATAGCGACAACACATCAAATGATCCTATCGCTGACCGGGGCGCAACCAATCCCGGTGTAGTCAGAGATGACACTACGGTTGGTAATGCGCTGGGCAACAGAGGTTCCATGAACGCAGGTACCGACCCGGATCGTTACAACGGCAACCGGATGTAA
- a CDS encoding carotenoid biosynthesis protein, translating to MGDTTVVPVWIIQDIIVLIAAVLMVFYILDKEEHPKTVLLQFIGFVFFYAAVFEITASSLGEGFYAYGRSILMLFNIPITVPIIEFLIIYSTLRVLKSVNIPFWTKPFITGLSAMVFDYSLDPVAVKQIFQTTEGLIARWTYYPLAGEPQIYGEPVMNFTGWIYIAGYWTVFVLIGEWWHKKKGYSKLIGYIYPFLAAILSLACMFSPLSNFFNYMGPFFARTSNMQWVMLIALSVITTGVLALAFLKFWDRKVIHSFTPKKDFPIMFTFLGFPLVNTIFCIIGGYTEVLWLVVLAQILLMSAWIGIYIMGKKASPIAKSPSMEAKAHFH from the coding sequence ATGGGTGATACAACCGTAGTGCCTGTATGGATAATTCAAGATATTATAGTCTTAATTGCTGCTGTTCTAATGGTTTTCTATATACTTGATAAGGAAGAGCATCCTAAAACGGTTCTGCTGCAATTTATAGGTTTTGTGTTTTTTTATGCAGCCGTTTTTGAAATTACTGCGTCATCTCTTGGCGAAGGTTTCTACGCATATGGGCGGAGTATTTTAATGTTATTTAATATACCTATTACTGTTCCTATTATTGAGTTTCTGATCATTTATTCAACTTTGCGTGTTCTAAAGTCTGTAAATATACCGTTCTGGACTAAACCCTTTATTACGGGATTGAGCGCTATGGTTTTTGACTATTCATTGGACCCAGTGGCCGTTAAACAGATATTTCAGACTACGGAAGGACTCATTGCAAGATGGACTTATTATCCTCTAGCCGGTGAACCTCAAATATATGGGGAACCCGTGATGAATTTTACAGGATGGATTTATATAGCGGGATATTGGACAGTCTTTGTTCTAATTGGTGAATGGTGGCATAAAAAGAAAGGCTACAGTAAATTAATTGGTTATATCTATCCGTTTCTGGCGGCAATTCTGTCGTTAGCTTGTATGTTCTCACCTTTATCCAACTTCTTTAATTATATGGGGCCGTTCTTCGCCAGAACATCTAATATGCAATGGGTGATGTTGATTGCACTTTCTGTAATTACAACCGGAGTTTTAGCATTAGCTTTTCTAAAGTTCTGGGACCGGAAGGTTATTCATTCATTCACTCCCAAAAAAGATTTTCCTATCATGTTTACTTTCTTGGGGTTCCCCCTGGTTAATACTATATTTTGCATTATAGGAGGTTACACGGAAGTATTGTGGCTGGTCGTTCTAGCTCAGATCTTATTAATGTCAGCCTGGATTGGAATTTATATTATGGGTAAAAAAGCAAGTCCAATCGCGAAAAGCCCAAGCATGGAGGCAAAGGCGCACTTTCATTAA
- a CDS encoding TetR/AcrR family transcriptional regulator: MSDKKTDHRVRYTKMVIKESLLKLLTERSINKVTVTDICREAGINRNTFYTHYANQFELLSMIENDLYEEIKQVVISSSNPQNLSYELCKYIKANKTICEVLFSEHGDKELLERILYISHDITIEKWRQQVKYFDQPLFESWYTFTAHGSIAIIKKWVNSGLKESPSKVAAFIDKATESVSKAFYSEEL, translated from the coding sequence ATGTCAGACAAAAAAACAGATCACAGAGTGAGATATACAAAAATGGTTATAAAAGAAAGCTTATTGAAGCTTTTGACAGAACGGTCTATCAATAAAGTTACAGTGACCGACATTTGCAGAGAAGCAGGGATTAATCGCAACACCTTTTATACACACTATGCTAATCAGTTTGAGCTTCTTTCAATGATTGAAAATGATCTTTATGAAGAAATTAAGCAAGTTGTGATTAGTTCCTCAAACCCTCAGAATCTATCTTATGAATTATGTAAGTATATAAAAGCGAATAAAACGATATGTGAGGTTTTGTTCTCGGAGCATGGCGATAAAGAATTATTAGAACGAATCCTTTATATCAGCCATGATATAACTATTGAGAAATGGAGGCAGCAAGTTAAATATTTTGATCAACCATTATTTGAGTCCTGGTATACGTTTACCGCACATGGCAGTATAGCTATTATTAAAAAGTGGGTGAATAGTGGCCTGAAGGAAAGCCCCAGTAAAGTTGCAGCTTTTATTGATAAAGCCACGGAATCCGTATCTAAAGCATTTTATTCTGAAGAATTGTAG
- a CDS encoding GNAT family N-acetyltransferase, with amino-acid sequence MELQIYNETNKTDKSYVVNKMIEFNMYLKDVDGNIYGGLVGEICWNWLEVQYLFVDDAYRKFGYGKNLLSEAEKIAKEKKCDFIKLDTLSFQALDFYLKQGFEVFGTIHNAGRHTHYYLKKEIK; translated from the coding sequence ATGGAATTGCAAATATATAACGAGACGAATAAAACCGACAAGTCTTATGTTGTAAACAAAATGATCGAATTTAATATGTATTTAAAAGATGTTGATGGAAATATTTACGGCGGATTGGTTGGTGAAATATGCTGGAATTGGTTAGAGGTACAATATCTTTTTGTAGATGATGCCTACCGAAAATTTGGATACGGAAAGAACCTACTGTCGGAAGCCGAAAAAATTGCTAAAGAGAAAAAATGTGATTTCATAAAATTAGATACCTTGAGCTTTCAAGCGTTAGATTTCTACTTAAAACAAGGATTTGAAGTGTTTGGAACGATACATAACGCTGGCAGACACACTCATTATTATTTGAAAAAAGAAATCAAATAA
- a CDS encoding helix-turn-helix transcriptional regulator: MAFMIAQRAFIKVYLITMVEQHKGYGYQMLEDLRRDFKAHGYSPPQSEIYRALHELVQQGILYRTKQLKGNDPKVDFQEIVLYHFTADGEEKARLYKKQVKTDLDRCLGILNKAVADNF; encoded by the coding sequence ATGGCGTTTATGATTGCCCAGCGGGCTTTTATTAAGGTATACCTGATTACAATGGTTGAGCAGCATAAAGGTTATGGCTATCAAATGCTGGAGGATTTGCGGAGAGATTTCAAAGCCCACGGCTATTCTCCTCCCCAGAGCGAAATTTACAGGGCGCTGCATGAGCTGGTTCAGCAGGGGATTCTATACCGCACCAAGCAGCTCAAAGGAAATGATCCTAAAGTGGATTTTCAGGAAATCGTCCTGTATCATTTCACAGCCGACGGGGAGGAAAAAGCCAGACTATATAAAAAACAGGTCAAAACGGATCTTGACCGCTGTCTTGGAATCCTTAACAAAGCCGTAGCGGATAATTTCTAG
- a CDS encoding conjugal transfer protein TraR encodes MNHLSNEQLTSLKKALLERKKELEQHFSQNGEENSLLGDSLRNSTGELSSADNHPADTGTETFERSRDLAINRSLSEELSDIEAALQRMKDGTYGICVVSSQEIPYERLEAVPYTPYAVEHAPPRESFSDRPVEEEVMTAPPAGAGRNRQEHSGRFDDAGAWDAVEDYGSASSPVTPPGQDADKEEI; translated from the coding sequence ATGAACCATCTATCCAATGAACAGCTTACCAGCCTGAAAAAAGCCCTGCTGGAGCGCAAAAAGGAGCTGGAGCAGCATTTCTCTCAGAACGGAGAAGAAAACAGCCTGCTCGGTGACTCGCTCCGGAATTCAACCGGTGAACTTTCCTCCGCAGACAACCATCCTGCCGACACAGGCACGGAAACCTTCGAGCGCAGCCGGGATCTGGCGATCAACCGGTCACTCTCCGAGGAGCTGTCTGACATTGAAGCCGCCCTGCAGCGGATGAAAGACGGTACCTACGGTATATGTGTGGTAAGCAGCCAGGAGATTCCATATGAGCGACTGGAGGCAGTTCCCTATACTCCTTACGCTGTAGAGCATGCGCCGCCCCGCGAATCCTTCAGCGACCGGCCTGTGGAAGAAGAAGTAATGACGGCTCCCCCGGCAGGAGCAGGGCGTAACCGCCAGGAGCACAGCGGCAGATTCGATGATGCCGGCGCCTGGGATGCTGTGGAGGATTACGGAAGCGCAAGCTCACCGGTGACTCCCCCGGGCCAGGATGCAGACAAAGAAGAGATTTGA
- a CDS encoding DivIVA domain-containing protein: protein MDEHMKRRLDKQRKLFSQLGITLDALTIHEKEFSMKLRGYDAEEVDTFLDSVIKDYERFYATIADLMDKWQEQQIELRELKEKSKQAEAIPAPAPIIRGIDPMDLEDVILKLEANVRQLKDRLPRSSESYL from the coding sequence ATGGATGAACACATGAAACGCAGACTGGACAAGCAGAGAAAGCTGTTCAGCCAGCTAGGCATTACACTGGATGCACTAACCATACACGAGAAGGAATTCAGCATGAAGCTCCGCGGCTACGATGCCGAAGAGGTCGATACATTTCTGGATAGCGTAATTAAGGATTATGAGCGTTTTTACGCGACCATAGCTGATTTGATGGATAAATGGCAGGAACAGCAGATAGAGCTCCGTGAATTGAAGGAGAAAAGCAAACAGGCGGAGGCCATTCCTGCACCAGCGCCTATTATCAGGGGAATTGATCCCATGGATCTGGAGGATGTGATCTTGAAGCTGGAAGCCAATGTACGGCAGCTAAAAGACAGACTGCCCCGGAGCAGTGAGAGCTACCTGTAA
- a CDS encoding CHASE3 domain-containing protein, whose protein sequence is MLNKQAWSLRIRSKIALGYVMILLMLGLFLLVVAGRITDLEKETVFLSDHDMKVHELTYQIEKDVLDMETGQRGYALTGESSYLTPYDTGITEWKIHYTGLSGLINDNPDQLKILSNIQSSIEHWIESAGQYIVDLKRNGQSQAVNAFFHNDSGKVIIDSIRSQFDYFRDNERKLTSERIANLKASNDKLLMTMYILWGLVALLAALITYLISASIVKPLRTVIQAIHAIAGGGNMSERISVKSLDEINDLGNATNDLLDTVQRQQWCSEQLALMSIALQETTDLPLLCRTFMNRLSVILELQYGAVYVLNGNKEYKRMYSYAGSEQQEIDFGKSTIRPGEGLVGQCAADMRMIRIDNLPEDYISINSGLGRSAPKFAVIAPILFENRTLAVLEAASLTQWAPYHLELFNELLKMMGVTLNSVLTRMEIQQLYSESQTMNEELQVQSEELQVQSEELQVQTEELQNHTQELLTLNRELEHQKSVAENAAAQLEKYNEQLELSSRYKSEFLANMSHELRTPLNSMLILSQLLTENRNDSLTEEEQGYAEVIHSSGSELLGMINDILDLSKVEAGKMTVERDPVNLTELPYMLYGYFNKMAEQKNIDFKVTLENNVPDIFFTDEMRLHQILRNLLSNAFKFTEQGFVEVVISRLEPPSAPQLSEPGSVLAFAVKDSGIGIGEMNREVIFEAFRQADGSTARKFGGTGLGLSISLQLARLLGGTISLDSKEGKAARLRCLFPAVKKKKDSIPSFPGYGRYRLLLPLSGRISSRMVPRERILSCLIRSIRICMVKRC, encoded by the coding sequence TTGCTTAACAAGCAAGCCTGGAGCCTGAGAATCCGCAGTAAAATTGCGCTTGGATATGTCATGATCCTGCTTATGCTGGGTCTGTTTCTGCTTGTAGTGGCGGGCAGAATAACGGATCTGGAGAAAGAAACGGTTTTTCTCAGCGATCATGACATGAAGGTGCATGAGCTTACCTATCAGATTGAAAAAGATGTGCTGGATATGGAGACTGGCCAGCGCGGATATGCGCTTACCGGTGAATCCAGCTATTTGACCCCGTATGACACCGGGATTACAGAATGGAAGATTCATTATACCGGATTAAGCGGCCTGATCAACGATAATCCCGACCAGTTGAAGATTCTAAGCAATATCCAGAGCAGTATTGAACATTGGATCGAATCAGCGGGGCAATATATTGTGGATCTGAAACGGAATGGCCAGAGTCAGGCAGTCAATGCTTTTTTCCATAATGACAGCGGCAAGGTTATTATTGATTCCATCCGCTCACAGTTCGACTATTTCCGTGACAACGAACGGAAGCTTACCAGTGAGCGGATAGCCAATCTGAAAGCAAGCAATGACAAGCTTCTGATGACCATGTATATCCTCTGGGGACTGGTTGCACTGCTGGCTGCGCTTATTACATATTTGATCTCAGCAAGCATTGTTAAGCCGCTTCGGACTGTAATTCAGGCGATCCACGCCATCGCCGGCGGAGGCAATATGTCCGAACGGATCTCCGTGAAGTCCCTTGATGAAATCAATGATCTGGGGAATGCCACGAATGACCTGCTGGATACGGTGCAGCGGCAGCAGTGGTGCAGTGAACAGCTGGCGTTAATGTCTATTGCTCTTCAGGAGACTACGGATTTGCCGCTGCTGTGCCGTACATTTATGAACAGGCTGTCTGTGATCCTGGAGCTGCAGTATGGTGCCGTATATGTACTGAACGGGAATAAAGAGTATAAACGAATGTACTCCTATGCAGGCTCTGAGCAACAAGAGATTGATTTTGGAAAGAGTACGATTCGCCCGGGAGAAGGGCTCGTTGGCCAATGTGCGGCCGATATGAGGATGATTCGAATTGACAACTTACCCGAGGATTACATAAGCATCAACTCAGGACTTGGAAGATCTGCACCCAAGTTTGCCGTGATTGCTCCAATCCTGTTTGAGAACAGAACACTGGCCGTTCTGGAAGCGGCTTCACTTACCCAATGGGCTCCGTATCATCTTGAGCTCTTTAATGAACTGCTGAAAATGATGGGAGTCACCTTGAATTCTGTATTGACACGAATGGAAATCCAGCAGCTGTATAGCGAATCCCAGACGATGAATGAAGAATTGCAGGTGCAATCCGAAGAACTTCAGGTGCAGTCAGAGGAGCTGCAGGTCCAGACTGAAGAACTGCAGAATCATACACAGGAATTGCTCACGCTCAACCGGGAGCTGGAGCACCAGAAGTCCGTGGCAGAGAATGCAGCGGCTCAGTTGGAGAAATATAATGAGCAGCTGGAATTAAGCTCACGTTACAAATCCGAATTTTTGGCCAATATGTCTCATGAGCTGCGTACACCGCTTAACAGTATGCTTATTCTTTCACAGCTGCTTACCGAGAACCGGAATGACAGCCTGACGGAAGAAGAACAAGGATATGCCGAAGTCATTCATTCGTCGGGCAGTGAATTGCTGGGGATGATCAATGATATTCTGGACCTGTCCAAAGTGGAAGCCGGGAAAATGACCGTAGAGCGGGACCCTGTCAATCTTACCGAGCTTCCCTATATGCTGTATGGTTATTTCAACAAGATGGCGGAGCAGAAAAATATTGATTTCAAGGTGACCCTTGAGAACAACGTCCCGGATATATTTTTTACAGACGAGATGCGGTTGCACCAAATTCTGCGGAACCTGCTGTCCAATGCTTTTAAATTTACGGAACAAGGTTTCGTCGAGGTCGTCATCAGCCGTCTTGAACCGCCGTCCGCACCACAGCTTTCTGAGCCTGGTTCCGTACTCGCCTTTGCCGTGAAGGATAGCGGAATCGGAATCGGGGAAATGAACCGTGAAGTGATCTTCGAGGCTTTCCGCCAGGCTGACGGCTCAACGGCGCGTAAATTCGGCGGCACGGGGCTGGGGTTGTCCATTTCGCTCCAACTGGCCCGGCTGCTTGGGGGCACCATTTCTTTGGATAGTAAAGAGGGGAAGGCAGCACGTTTACGCTGTTTATTCCCTGCCGTGAAGAAGAAGAAGGATTCGATTCCGTCTTTCCCGGGGTATGGACGCTACAGGCTGCTGCTGCCGCTGAGCGGGAGAATAAGCAGCCGGATGGTGCCGCGGGAGCGGATACTGTCTTGTTTGATAAGGAGTATTCGAATCTGCATGGTAAAACGGTGCTGA
- a CDS encoding response regulator, whose product MFDKEYSNLHGKTVLIVDDDVRNIYALEKGLEPYDMNILTAQSGFECLQMVREQPDVDIVLLDIMMPNLDGYDTLSIIREELMLPELPIIAISAKTMKEDREKCLAAGASDFISKPVIIQDVVTRMCRLMGG is encoded by the coding sequence TTGTTTGATAAGGAGTATTCGAATCTGCATGGTAAAACGGTGCTGATCGTGGATGACGATGTGCGCAACATCTATGCACTTGAAAAAGGGCTGGAGCCTTATGATATGAATATTCTGACTGCCCAATCAGGCTTCGAATGCCTGCAGATGGTCCGAGAGCAGCCTGATGTCGATATCGTTCTGCTGGATATTATGATGCCGAATTTGGACGGGTATGACACGCTGTCGATTATTCGTGAGGAGCTGATGCTGCCGGAGCTTCCCATTATCGCCATCTCAGCCAAAACGATGAAGGAAGACCGGGAGAAATGTCTGGCTGCGGGCGCTTCGGATTTTATCAGCAAGCCTGTAATCATTCAGGATGTAGTGACCCGGATGTGCCGTCTGATGGGGGGATAA
- a CDS encoding PRD domain-containing protein, giving the protein MARENEQFEVLRVIGNNVVMVQGGRKGKEYVIIGKGIGFAVKDTGFIDANDQRIEKLFRLEDRDEWSQYQILLEDIDPKVMKITDDIIADIAHEFSGKLNDKIYLALPSHIQFTIYRLRGGMDIVNPFLQETKMSFPKEFEIAYRAAEKISAEFNVQIPEDEVGFLTYHVYSAVSNVPVGQLVKASNIVSELLDMIREERKVTFAYGSMNHIRLMIHLRFSIERILQGSLIDNPFVKHIQKEYKEEYKLAQKLGKVMQNSLGTEVPEEEICFLAMHLRRLFQTLDQQHKQKQ; this is encoded by the coding sequence TTGGCGAGGGAAAACGAGCAGTTCGAGGTACTGCGGGTAATCGGAAACAACGTGGTGATGGTTCAAGGGGGAAGAAAAGGCAAGGAATATGTAATCATCGGCAAGGGTATCGGATTTGCGGTCAAAGATACGGGATTCATCGATGCAAATGACCAGCGGATTGAGAAATTGTTCCGGTTGGAGGACCGGGATGAATGGAGTCAATATCAGATTTTGCTCGAAGATATTGATCCCAAGGTAATGAAGATTACAGATGATATTATTGCGGATATTGCTCATGAATTTTCCGGCAAGTTGAACGACAAAATCTATTTGGCGCTCCCCAGCCATATTCAGTTCACCATCTACCGTCTGCGGGGCGGTATGGATATTGTCAACCCGTTCCTTCAGGAGACTAAAATGTCATTTCCGAAGGAATTTGAGATCGCTTACAGGGCAGCGGAGAAAATCAGTGCAGAGTTCAATGTTCAGATTCCTGAAGATGAAGTGGGCTTTCTGACCTATCACGTGTATTCTGCTGTCAGCAATGTGCCGGTAGGCCAGCTGGTCAAAGCCTCGAATATTGTCAGCGAACTGCTCGACATGATCCGCGAGGAACGAAAGGTAACCTTTGCTTACGGGAGTATGAACCATATCCGGCTGATGATCCATCTGAGATTTTCCATTGAGCGGATTCTGCAGGGTTCACTCATTGACAATCCGTTCGTGAAACATATTCAGAAAGAATACAAAGAGGAATACAAGCTGGCCCAAAAACTGGGCAAGGTCATGCAGAATTCGCTAGGCACAGAGGTCCCGGAAGAAGAAATCTGCTTCCTCGCTATGCATTTGCGCCGTTTGTTTCAGACTCTGGATCAGCAGCATAAACAGAAACAGTAA
- a CDS encoding PTS glucose transporter subunit IIA, with protein MFSKWKSKKEAQPSKITVLEILAPVSGQAVSLTGVPDETFSGGHMGQGIAIEPSEGKLIAPFDGKIAHVVKSSHAVIIEHSSGLQLLLHIGMDTVSLKGSGFISHIASGDEVKAGQTLIEFDIASIQAAGYQTITPVIVTRNGEADPEVVCRYGSVTAGKDIILTVASRQ; from the coding sequence ATGTTTTCCAAATGGAAGTCCAAAAAAGAAGCACAGCCGTCAAAGATAACGGTCCTGGAGATTTTGGCACCGGTCAGCGGGCAGGCCGTTTCCTTAACCGGAGTACCGGATGAAACGTTCTCAGGCGGGCATATGGGGCAGGGAATCGCCATAGAACCTAGTGAGGGGAAATTAATCGCCCCTTTTGACGGAAAGATCGCCCATGTGGTCAAATCCAGTCATGCCGTAATTATTGAGCATTCTTCCGGACTGCAGCTGCTGCTGCATATCGGAATGGATACCGTAAGCCTGAAAGGCAGCGGTTTTATCAGCCATATCGCCAGCGGGGATGAAGTGAAAGCGGGACAGACGCTGATAGAGTTCGATATCGCATCGATACAGGCAGCCGGTTATCAGACGATTACGCCGGTCATTGTGACACGCAACGGTGAAGCTGACCCCGAAGTGGTTTGCCGCTATGGTTCGGTAACCGCCGGCAAAGACATTATTCTAACTGTGGCATCCAGGCAATAA